A single window of Hymenobacter sp. APR13 DNA harbors:
- a CDS encoding sigma-54-dependent transcriptional regulator: MSATSPIHIFIVEDNAWYGELLEYKLGQDPDYQIQRFVTAQACLDHLSEKPDLITLDYNLPDGKGDEVLRQIKERLPEVAVIIISGQEDVRTAIGLLRQGAYDYLVKDEETADRLWNSAGNVRKQIQLRRENERLREQIGIKYDPTRAILGNSSQMHQLNTLIEKAARTNITVSVSGETGTGKELVAKAIHYLSPRREHAFVAVNLAAIPRELLESELFGHEKGAFTGAVSRRIGRFEEANHGTLFLDEIAEMPLEMQAKLLRVLQEREVSRVGGGAPIPFDARLMVATHRDLAAEVQQGNFREDLYYRLLGLPIVLPPLRERGQDVLLLADSFLSEFCQQNNMAACRLSEEARNLLLRYPFPGNVRELKAVVELAAVLAEHDVIQPQDLSLRAQSGGGSGLMPANESLRTQVATIVQRYLDAHQGNILQVAAKLQIGKSTIYRMAQNNEVRLR; the protein is encoded by the coding sequence ATGTCTGCTACCTCCCCCATCCATATTTTCATTGTCGAAGACAATGCCTGGTATGGCGAACTGCTCGAATACAAACTGGGCCAGGACCCCGATTACCAGATCCAGCGTTTCGTAACGGCTCAGGCCTGCCTCGACCATCTGAGCGAGAAGCCGGACCTGATTACCCTAGACTACAACCTGCCCGATGGCAAAGGCGACGAGGTGCTGCGCCAGATAAAGGAGCGGCTGCCGGAAGTAGCCGTCATTATCATTTCGGGGCAGGAAGATGTACGCACGGCCATTGGCCTGCTACGCCAGGGCGCCTACGACTACCTCGTGAAAGACGAGGAAACCGCCGACCGACTCTGGAACTCGGCGGGCAACGTGCGCAAGCAGATTCAGCTGCGCCGCGAAAACGAGCGGCTGCGCGAGCAAATCGGCATCAAGTACGACCCAACCCGTGCCATTTTGGGAAACAGCTCCCAAATGCACCAGCTCAATACTTTGATTGAGAAAGCTGCCCGCACCAATATTACGGTTTCGGTGAGCGGCGAAACCGGCACTGGCAAAGAACTGGTTGCCAAGGCCATTCACTATCTGTCGCCGCGGCGCGAGCATGCTTTTGTGGCCGTGAATCTGGCTGCCATTCCGCGGGAACTGCTGGAAAGCGAGTTGTTCGGGCACGAAAAAGGAGCTTTTACCGGGGCAGTGAGCCGCCGCATCGGACGCTTCGAGGAAGCCAACCACGGCACGCTGTTTCTGGATGAAATTGCTGAAATGCCGCTGGAAATGCAGGCTAAGCTCCTACGGGTGCTACAGGAGCGCGAAGTGTCCCGGGTGGGCGGCGGCGCCCCCATTCCGTTTGACGCCCGCCTGATGGTGGCCACCCACCGCGACCTGGCCGCCGAAGTGCAGCAGGGCAACTTTCGCGAAGACCTTTACTACCGCCTGCTGGGGCTGCCGATAGTGCTGCCGCCACTGCGTGAGCGAGGCCAGGACGTGCTGCTGCTGGCCGACTCCTTCCTCAGCGAGTTTTGCCAGCAAAACAACATGGCAGCCTGCCGGCTGTCGGAGGAGGCCCGAAATCTGCTGCTGCGCTACCCGTTTCCGGGCAACGTGCGCGAGCTGAAAGCGGTGGTGGAGCTGGCCGCCGTGCTAGCCGAGCACGATGTCATTCAGCCGCAAGACCTGTCGTTGCGGGCGCAGAGTGGCGGCGGCAGTGGGCTCATGCCAGCGAATGAGTCGTTGCGGACTCAGGTGGCCACCATTGTGCAGCGCTACCTGGATGCTCATCAGGGAAATATTTTGCAGGTGGCTGCCAAGCTGCAAATCGGGAAGTCCACCATTTATCGTATGGCTCAGAACAACGAGGTGCGGCTGCGGTAG
- a CDS encoding T9SS type A sorting domain-containing protein: MTRHIYFRTIALAIVWLMTLANSWAAGPAYYGSSVHGTATGCGLGIPAPCGSVIDEEKAVGNKTEFAILRLPLISLGLGEPSALIRLNMSGTVPKNYRAGFVVSAAGVASLGNALTITTYMGSTVQETVSGARLLGALLSNSSPQRVEFVTEKQFNRIEIEARSLLSVGYDLRVYYAYGVDANIQETVRGVLSRFPTPIENTHYSTRVVDNGVTVCLNSNVDFPDRAADTDLTNFATFRTIAGVSCPNTLRVKLEAAVPREFYAGFVVGLQGLADVNALKGMQIRTFLNGEPRETVTGVDLVQVNVLPGGKYRVSFPASRAFDELQLTRSGLLTVLDNLNVYYGFGIEPSAFRDQNPIRSDFASGANKFSAYRDGLLQVDLNDTTVVANGERAADTDLTNFAVMRSGLLSVLSRTALRIDLNGSGQAGNAAGAVIRQGTGLLNTALLDAVTLRTYNDAGQLLETATGSKLLTQALLTNGKVEVYFNTTQDFTKVELEVSAPAFLLARTLVYYVYAEDKPQSDQATIVAPGPLPVELVAFTAQAAGSAVQLAWRTASERNNQYFEIERAQNSTTGFVAVGRVEGSGTSNGRSYTFRDETAAATQATTLYYRLRQVDVDGTPEYSPVVAVSWKNTQQTAITLYPNPATQSSTVRVNLTNNSEATTAATLSVYDMRGVLLRQVPADKMALPSQDLPAGIYHVVVAGAQGQVLGSQRLVVTGP; this comes from the coding sequence ATGACACGCCATATCTACTTCCGAACCATTGCGTTAGCCATTGTCTGGCTAATGACGCTTGCCAATAGCTGGGCCGCCGGCCCTGCTTATTATGGTAGTTCTGTGCACGGCACTGCTACTGGTTGTGGCCTTGGAATCCCTGCGCCTTGTGGCAGTGTTATAGATGAAGAAAAAGCAGTAGGCAACAAAACAGAGTTTGCTATCCTGCGGCTACCGCTAATTAGTCTTGGCTTAGGAGAACCATCTGCCTTAATCCGGCTCAACATGAGTGGTACCGTACCAAAGAACTACCGGGCCGGGTTCGTTGTGAGTGCCGCTGGAGTGGCTTCTCTGGGTAATGCACTCACGATAACTACGTATATGGGTAGTACCGTGCAGGAAACAGTTTCAGGTGCGAGGCTGCTTGGTGCCTTGCTTAGCAACTCTTCTCCTCAGCGGGTGGAGTTTGTCACTGAAAAGCAATTCAACAGAATTGAGATTGAAGCTCGTTCGTTGCTCAGTGTTGGCTACGACCTGCGCGTTTACTATGCTTATGGCGTGGATGCCAACATCCAGGAAACTGTCCGTGGCGTGCTTTCACGCTTTCCAACTCCAATAGAAAACACACATTACAGTACGCGGGTGGTGGATAACGGCGTGACGGTGTGCCTCAACTCTAACGTAGACTTTCCCGACCGCGCTGCCGATACCGACCTGACTAATTTTGCCACTTTCAGGACGATAGCAGGTGTGAGCTGCCCTAACACGTTGCGCGTAAAACTGGAGGCTGCCGTACCCCGGGAGTTCTATGCGGGCTTTGTAGTGGGGCTGCAAGGCTTGGCCGATGTGAATGCACTCAAGGGCATGCAGATCAGAACATTTCTGAATGGTGAGCCACGGGAAACCGTAACAGGGGTTGACTTGGTGCAGGTTAATGTGCTTCCCGGCGGCAAGTATCGGGTAAGTTTTCCTGCCAGCAGAGCCTTTGATGAATTGCAACTCACCCGCAGCGGCCTGCTCACTGTTCTTGATAACCTGAATGTTTATTATGGCTTTGGGATCGAGCCATCTGCCTTCCGCGACCAAAATCCAATCCGGTCGGATTTTGCCAGCGGGGCTAATAAGTTCAGCGCTTACCGCGACGGCCTGCTGCAGGTAGACCTAAATGATACCACTGTCGTCGCAAATGGGGAACGGGCAGCGGATACCGACTTAACGAATTTTGCCGTTATGCGCTCTGGCCTATTGAGCGTGCTTTCGCGCACCGCGCTACGCATTGACCTTAATGGCTCCGGGCAAGCTGGCAACGCGGCCGGGGCCGTCATCCGACAGGGTACTGGCTTACTCAACACGGCGTTGCTTGACGCAGTGACTTTACGCACCTACAATGATGCCGGCCAGTTGCTTGAAACAGCTACCGGGAGCAAGCTGCTGACACAGGCACTGTTAACCAACGGTAAAGTGGAAGTGTACTTCAATACCACTCAGGACTTTACCAAGGTGGAATTGGAAGTGAGTGCCCCGGCGTTTCTGCTGGCGCGCACACTGGTATATTATGTGTACGCCGAGGATAAGCCTCAGTCGGACCAAGCAACCATCGTGGCCCCTGGCCCGCTGCCAGTAGAACTGGTGGCTTTCACGGCACAAGCTGCTGGCTCGGCCGTGCAGCTGGCCTGGCGTACGGCTTCTGAGCGCAACAACCAATATTTCGAAATAGAGCGCGCCCAAAACTCTACCACCGGCTTCGTGGCTGTGGGCCGTGTGGAAGGAAGTGGCACCAGCAACGGCCGCAGCTACACCTTCCGCGACGAAACGGCCGCGGCTACGCAGGCTACCACGCTCTACTACCGTCTGCGCCAGGTCGATGTTGATGGTACCCCGGAGTATTCTCCGGTAGTGGCCGTATCCTGGAAAAACACGCAGCAAACGGCGATTACGCTGTATCCGAATCCAGCCACTCAGTCGAGTACCGTTCGGGTAAACCTGACGAATAACAGTGAAGCCACTACCGCCGCTACACTGAGTGTATATGATATGCGCGGCGTACTGCTGCGCCAAGTGCCTGCTGATAAGATGGCCTTACCAAGCCAAGACCTTCCAGCTGGCATCTATCATGTAGTAGTGGCCGGCGCCCAGGGCCAGGTTCTCGGTAGCCAGCGTCTCGTCGTGACGGGGCCCTAA
- a CDS encoding DNA/RNA non-specific endonuclease yields MKRTGIRLLTWGTLLTLAAACSQEELVAPQAPSAVQASADATATRDSHLALGNPSGAVTDAAQYWNYLLVKPQFVMSYHRDRAVPNWVSWHLSSAWVGSTPRQDNFAADNSLPSTWFKATTSSYTGSGFDRGHNCPSADRTGSVADNSATFLMTNMMPQAANNNQRTWAGLENYCRTLVNAGNELYIICGSYGTGGTGVNGYATTIAGGKITVPNRCWKVVVVMPNGTSDASRVTTATRVIAINTPNDQSVATTWGSYRTSVDAIEQATGYNLLSAVSSTVQATIEARVDNGPTN; encoded by the coding sequence ATGAAGCGTACTGGTATTCGTTTACTCACCTGGGGCACCCTGCTGACACTGGCTGCCGCTTGTTCGCAAGAAGAGTTGGTGGCGCCGCAGGCGCCATCGGCGGTGCAGGCTTCGGCCGATGCCACAGCCACGCGTGACAGCCACTTGGCGCTGGGCAACCCCAGCGGCGCGGTCACGGATGCTGCCCAATACTGGAATTACCTGTTGGTAAAACCGCAGTTTGTGATGTCGTACCACCGCGACCGGGCCGTGCCCAACTGGGTAAGCTGGCATCTGAGCAGCGCCTGGGTGGGCAGCACCCCGCGCCAGGATAACTTTGCGGCCGACAACAGCCTACCCAGCACATGGTTTAAGGCCACCACCAGCAGCTACACCGGTTCGGGCTTCGACCGGGGCCACAACTGCCCTAGCGCCGACCGCACCGGCTCCGTCGCCGATAATTCGGCCACGTTCCTGATGACCAACATGATGCCCCAGGCCGCCAACAACAACCAGCGCACCTGGGCCGGCCTCGAAAACTACTGCCGTACACTGGTGAATGCCGGCAACGAGCTTTACATCATCTGCGGGAGCTACGGCACCGGCGGCACCGGCGTCAATGGCTACGCCACCACCATTGCCGGCGGCAAAATCACGGTGCCCAACCGTTGCTGGAAAGTAGTTGTAGTGATGCCCAACGGCACCTCCGACGCCAGCCGCGTAACCACTGCCACCCGCGTAATTGCCATCAATACCCCCAACGACCAGTCCGTGGCCACCACCTGGGGCAGCTACCGCACCTCGGTGGATGCCATTGAGCAGGCTACCGGCTACAACCTGCTGTCGGCGGTGAGCAGCACGGTGCAGGCCACCATCGAGGCCCGCGTCGACAACGGCCCGACCAACTAG
- a CDS encoding lysophospholipid acyltransferase family protein: MELQPHSFPFPSPLRRSREFLRPVWEQVVQLRKLQELYAQSSHLNGLDFVEQLLRQLHITVRYDAAELHRLPATAFVAIANHPCGLLDGLVVLHVLGKVRPQLRAVASELLAPLLPRLAEQLVLVSPERQAAGRNIPGVRQMLRHLHNDVPLLLFPAGEVAHRSQLFGPPHDPAWNPTAGRLLAMVRVPVVPLWLSGQNSTTFSMLGLLHPLLRTARLPAELLNKRGQTIQVRIGRPVAPAELGRLPVSEQLSYLRARVYALGSTPERRFAALLPPLPVPAVITETPAELLEADIAALRPGRCLVRHDRWEVYMAKKAELPHVLREIGRLRELTFRSEGEGTQQPIDLDRYDDYYRHLFLYDRQNRQLVGAYRLGMGRAILRQHGRRGFYLHSLFQLKKAFVPVLRQSLELGRSFVRAEYQRQPLPLALLWKGVAEYLATHPEYQYLLGPVSISNRFSMASKAVMVEYLQRHFFDAGLAQHVRARKQFRYRPLDAAASPALLQAGLDDLQHLQQLVSGLEPGGSGVPVLLRQYLKQNARLLGFNIDPRFSNTLDGLLLLDARKLPARTHRLLSRYNTSI; the protein is encoded by the coding sequence ATGGAATTACAGCCGCATTCCTTCCCGTTCCCGTCGCCATTGCGCCGTTCGCGCGAGTTTCTGCGCCCTGTGTGGGAGCAGGTGGTGCAGCTGCGCAAGCTGCAGGAGCTGTATGCGCAAAGCAGCCACCTCAACGGGCTGGATTTCGTGGAGCAACTGTTGCGGCAGCTGCACATCACGGTGCGCTACGATGCGGCCGAGCTGCACCGGCTCCCGGCCACCGCTTTCGTGGCCATCGCCAATCATCCATGTGGGCTGCTTGATGGGCTGGTAGTGCTGCACGTGCTGGGTAAGGTGCGGCCGCAACTGCGGGCGGTAGCCAGCGAATTGCTGGCCCCACTGCTGCCTCGCCTGGCTGAGCAGCTGGTGCTGGTGAGCCCCGAGCGGCAGGCAGCTGGCCGCAACATTCCCGGCGTGCGCCAGATGCTGCGCCACCTGCACAATGATGTGCCCCTGCTGCTGTTTCCGGCCGGCGAGGTTGCGCACCGCTCGCAGCTGTTTGGGCCACCCCACGACCCCGCCTGGAATCCCACGGCCGGGCGGCTGTTGGCCATGGTGCGGGTGCCCGTGGTGCCGCTGTGGCTGAGTGGGCAGAACAGCACCACCTTCAGCATGTTGGGGCTGCTTCATCCGCTATTGCGCACGGCCCGGCTGCCGGCCGAGCTGCTCAACAAGCGCGGCCAGACCATTCAGGTGCGTATTGGCCGGCCGGTGGCGCCAGCCGAACTGGGCCGGCTGCCGGTTTCCGAGCAGCTTTCTTACCTGCGTGCCCGGGTATATGCCCTCGGCTCGACCCCAGAGCGGCGCTTTGCGGCGCTGCTGCCGCCTCTGCCCGTGCCGGCCGTGATAACCGAAACGCCGGCCGAGCTGCTGGAGGCCGATATAGCCGCGTTGCGCCCCGGCCGCTGCCTGGTGCGCCACGACCGTTGGGAAGTATATATGGCCAAGAAAGCGGAGCTGCCTCATGTACTGCGCGAAATAGGACGCCTACGCGAACTGACCTTCCGCAGTGAGGGCGAAGGCACCCAGCAACCTATCGATTTAGACCGATATGACGATTATTACCGGCACCTGTTTCTGTACGACCGCCAAAATCGGCAGCTGGTAGGGGCCTATCGGCTGGGGATGGGCCGGGCCATCCTGCGGCAGCACGGCCGCCGGGGCTTCTACCTGCACTCGCTGTTTCAGTTGAAAAAGGCGTTTGTGCCGGTGCTACGGCAGTCGCTGGAGCTGGGCCGCTCGTTTGTGCGCGCTGAGTACCAGCGCCAGCCTCTGCCGTTGGCACTGCTCTGGAAGGGCGTGGCCGAATACCTGGCCACGCATCCGGAATACCAATACCTGCTGGGCCCGGTCAGTATCAGCAACCGGTTCTCTATGGCTTCCAAGGCGGTGATGGTGGAATATCTGCAACGGCACTTTTTCGATGCAGGGCTGGCCCAGCACGTGCGGGCCCGCAAGCAGTTCCGCTACCGGCCGCTCGATGCCGCTGCCAGTCCAGCGCTGCTTCAGGCCGGCCTGGATGATTTGCAGCACCTGCAGCAATTGGTAAGTGGGCTGGAGCCGGGCGGCAGTGGCGTACCGGTGCTGCTGCGGCAGTACTTGAAGCAAAATGCCCGACTGTTGGGCTTCAACATAGACCCCCGCTTCAGCAACACCTTGGACGGGTTGCTGCTGCTGGATGCACGGAAACTGCCGGCCCGCACCCATCGGCTGCTGAGCCGCTATAACACGTCTATATAG
- a CDS encoding DUF4468 domain-containing protein has translation MKKLVRMFLLGGLLAASQAVHAQDGQIGYSERVPDDSSDKAALYKRATEWVENHFTYAPKSITRADAAKGEVRVEGTASVKTSTPSGQMKERPVRFEFIFHALPTGYDYSVGGFQLVPDTSKPTETVNFDEFVAQLATERSNDRTHNDRRVTAQATSLASEIAMAFRSFMNSRPAEGSIE, from the coding sequence GTGAAAAAACTGGTACGCATGTTTCTGTTAGGCGGATTACTGGCAGCTAGCCAGGCTGTGCACGCTCAGGATGGCCAGATTGGCTATAGTGAACGGGTGCCTGATGACAGCTCAGATAAAGCTGCCCTTTATAAACGCGCAACGGAATGGGTGGAAAACCACTTTACGTATGCTCCCAAAAGCATAACCCGCGCCGATGCCGCTAAAGGTGAAGTGCGTGTAGAAGGCACCGCCAGCGTGAAAACCTCCACTCCTTCCGGTCAGATGAAAGAGCGGCCGGTACGCTTTGAATTCATTTTTCATGCGCTGCCAACCGGCTACGATTACAGCGTAGGCGGTTTTCAGTTGGTGCCTGACACCAGCAAACCCACTGAAACGGTAAACTTCGACGAGTTTGTGGCGCAGCTGGCCACCGAGCGTAGCAACGACCGCACTCACAACGACCGCCGCGTAACGGCCCAGGCCACTTCCTTGGCCAGCGAAATTGCCATGGCTTTCCGCTCGTTTATGAATAGCCGGCCTGCCGAAGGGAGCATAGAATAG
- a CDS encoding dihydroorotate dehydrogenase, whose protein sequence is MQLGQLTLRNPVCLSAAAWQLEGTGYERLGAIFTRTVTMEPKPGLYEEGIWQVNEQTLLNATHMRTESAEILVQEHLPALCRFGVPVFVSITAPGIPGFRKIARFLAREVGHLIAGVEVYIAQPDTEKGEELTARFVREATQAVRNELPPQAAVVVKLPPWPEHIRSLALGAQEGGATALAATNLLKALHLPDDATAAPVVGGLSGEALRPVALRCVWELAHDSRITLPIFGTGGIFTASHVTDYLRCGASAVQIASGEWLEPGLSARLAAECGHLVPASL, encoded by the coding sequence ATGCAACTCGGACAACTCACATTGCGCAACCCGGTATGTCTGTCGGCCGCTGCCTGGCAGCTGGAAGGCACCGGCTACGAGCGGCTGGGGGCCATCTTCACCCGCACCGTGACCATGGAGCCCAAGCCCGGGCTCTATGAGGAAGGCATCTGGCAGGTAAACGAGCAGACGCTGCTCAACGCCACCCACATGCGCACCGAAAGCGCCGAGATTCTGGTGCAGGAGCACTTGCCCGCGCTGTGCCGCTTCGGGGTGCCGGTTTTTGTGAGCATCACGGCCCCGGGTATTCCCGGCTTCCGCAAAATTGCCCGCTTCCTGGCCCGCGAAGTGGGCCACCTGATTGCCGGCGTGGAAGTCTACATTGCCCAGCCCGACACCGAGAAAGGCGAGGAGCTGACCGCCCGCTTCGTGCGCGAGGCCACCCAGGCCGTGCGCAACGAGCTGCCGCCGCAGGCTGCCGTGGTGGTGAAGCTGCCGCCCTGGCCCGAGCACATCCGCAGTCTGGCCCTGGGGGCCCAGGAGGGCGGGGCCACTGCCCTGGCTGCTACCAACCTGCTCAAGGCCCTGCACCTGCCCGACGACGCTACCGCCGCGCCCGTGGTGGGCGGCCTCTCGGGCGAGGCCCTGCGCCCCGTGGCCCTGCGCTGCGTGTGGGAGCTGGCCCACGATTCCAGAATTACGCTGCCCATCTTCGGGACGGGCGGCATATTTACGGCCAGCCACGTGACGGACTACCTGCGCTGCGGGGCCTCGGCCGTGCAGATTGCCAGCGGCGAGTGGCTGGAGCCCGGCCTCTCGGCCCGCCTGGCTGCCGAGTGCGGGCACTTAGTTCCGGCCAGCCTATAA
- the pyrF gene encoding orotidine-5'-phosphate decarboxylase, whose protein sequence is MQTLLNRVQAAHTLLCVGLDPVGDDAQVARRLAEVIDQTSEYAAAFKPNLAFFLSRENGVQLLRETVQRVPEGIPVILDGKFGDIANTADHYARFAYDIIGADGVTVNPYMGDDAIVPFARPGKLVFALAKTSNKPAHSLQDVALTRGGSLADCAARVARQLDEQHGGIGLVVGATNPEAVARLRALCPNQWFLVPGVGAQGGDLAATLRAGLRPDGTGLLINTSRALWQATDAAAAARELVEQMNHLRPVTV, encoded by the coding sequence ATGCAAACCCTCCTGAACCGAGTACAAGCCGCCCACACGCTGCTCTGCGTGGGGCTCGACCCCGTGGGCGACGATGCCCAGGTAGCCCGCCGCCTGGCTGAGGTGATTGACCAGACCAGCGAGTACGCCGCCGCCTTCAAGCCCAACCTGGCCTTCTTCCTGAGCCGGGAAAACGGGGTGCAGCTGCTGCGCGAAACCGTGCAGCGCGTACCGGAGGGTATTCCGGTAATCCTGGACGGGAAGTTCGGCGACATTGCCAACACCGCCGACCACTACGCCCGCTTCGCCTACGACATCATCGGGGCCGACGGCGTGACGGTGAACCCCTACATGGGCGACGACGCCATAGTGCCCTTCGCCCGGCCCGGCAAGCTGGTGTTTGCGCTGGCCAAAACCTCCAACAAACCCGCCCACTCCTTGCAGGACGTGGCCCTCACCCGCGGCGGCTCCCTGGCCGACTGCGCCGCCCGCGTAGCCCGGCAGCTCGATGAGCAGCACGGCGGTATTGGGCTAGTGGTAGGCGCTACCAACCCCGAGGCCGTAGCCCGCCTGCGTGCCCTCTGCCCCAACCAGTGGTTCCTGGTGCCCGGCGTAGGCGCCCAGGGCGGCGACTTGGCCGCCACGCTACGCGCCGGCCTGCGCCCCGATGGCACCGGCCTGCTCATCAACACCTCCCGCGCCCTCTGGCAGGCCACGGATGCCGCCGCTGCCGCCCGAGAACTGGTGGAGCAAATGAATCATTTGCGGCCGGTGACGGTGTAA
- the pyrE gene encoding orotate phosphoribosyltransferase, with amino-acid sequence MTSPHTTNFTPETLEQQLLQEDALLRGHFRLSSGLHSDTYVQCARFLRRPDLAAPAAAELARRIQEAGLQPDVVVGPAMGGVVIGYELARQLGVPGIFTERDDAGQMTLRRGFTIEPGQKIIIAEDVVTTGKSTNEVARVLTSLGAKVLAVASLIDRTSGKADLSFPNFALLPVTAATYAPDECPLCRANIPVVKPGSRPDKAFS; translated from the coding sequence ATGACTTCCCCCCACACCACCAATTTCACCCCCGAAACCCTGGAGCAGCAGCTGTTGCAGGAAGATGCGCTGCTGCGCGGGCACTTCCGGCTGTCGTCGGGCCTGCATTCTGATACCTACGTGCAGTGCGCCCGGTTCCTGCGCCGCCCCGACTTGGCCGCGCCGGCCGCGGCCGAGCTGGCCCGTCGGATTCAGGAGGCCGGGTTGCAGCCCGACGTGGTGGTGGGCCCGGCCATGGGCGGCGTAGTGATTGGCTACGAGCTGGCCCGGCAGCTGGGCGTGCCCGGCATCTTCACGGAGCGCGACGACGCGGGGCAGATGACCCTGCGGCGCGGCTTCACCATCGAGCCCGGCCAGAAAATTATCATTGCCGAGGACGTGGTGACTACCGGCAAGAGCACCAACGAGGTAGCGCGGGTACTGACGAGCCTGGGGGCAAAAGTTTTGGCCGTGGCCAGTTTAATTGACCGCACCAGTGGGAAAGCTGACCTTTCTTTTCCGAACTTTGCCCTGCTGCCGGTAACGGCGGCTACCTACGCACCCGATGAGTGCCCGTTGTGCCGGGCAAACATTCCGGTGGTGAAACCGGGCAGTCGGCCCGATAAAGCGTTTTCTTAA